Proteins encoded by one window of Lathyrus oleraceus cultivar Zhongwan6 chromosome 1, CAAS_Psat_ZW6_1.0, whole genome shotgun sequence:
- the LOC127124421 gene encoding (+)-cis,trans-nepetalactol synthase NEPS2 translates to MAESSSTKIGLRLAGKVAIVTGGASGIGKETAHLFANQAARMVVIRVVIADIQDELGIQVAESIGTDRCTFIHCDIRIEDDVKNLVQSTVDTYGQIDIIHCNAGIISPSDQTLLELDVSQANGVFATNAIGTALCVKHAARAMVDGKVRGSIVCTASISASYGVTTGTDYSMSKHAVLGLMRSASVQLAKYGIRVNSVSPNGLATPLTEKLLDADAKTVEEIFSKFSMLKGVVLRTNHVADAVLFLASNDSDFVTGLDLRVDGNYITSDAVI, encoded by the exons ATGGCAGAATCTTCATCAACCAAAATCGGTCTTAGGTTAGCCGGCAAAGTAGCCATCGTCACCGGAGGTGCCAGCGGTATCGGCAAAGAGACGGCGCATCTCTTTGCCAATCAAGCTGCACGTATGGTGGTGATTAGGG TGGTGATTGCTGATATTCAAGACGAGCTGGGAATTCAAGTGGCTGAATCTATTGGCACAGATAGATGCACCTTTATTCATTGTGATATTAGAATTGAAGATGATGTCAAAAATCTCGTTCAATCAACCGTCGATACTTATGGACAA ATAGATATTATACACTGCAATGCTGGGATTATAAGTCCAAGTGATCAAACCTTGTTGGAACTCGACGTTTCTCAAGCTAACGGCGTCTTTGCAACTAATGCTATAGGAACTGCATTGTGCGTAAAACATGCCGCACGTGCCATGGTGGATGGTAAGGTGAGGGGTAGCATTGTCTGCACGGCGAGCATTTCTGCTAGCTACGGTGTCACGACAGGGACAGATTACTCGATGTCAAAGCATGCGGTATTAGGGTTAATGCGCTCAGCGAGTGTCCAACTTGCAAAATATGGTATAAGAGTGAACTCAGTATCGCCAAATGGATTAGCAACACCATTAACCGAGAAATTGCTAGATGCAGATGCAAAGACAGTGGAAGAGATTTTTTCAAAATTCTCCATGTTGAAAGGAGTGGTTCTAAGGACTAATCATGTGGCAGATGCTGTGTTGTTTTTGGCATCTAATGATTCTGATTTTGTCACTGGTCTTGATCTTCGTGTGGATGGTAACTATATTACTAGTGACGCTGTAATTTAA